The following are encoded together in the Bacteroidales bacterium genome:
- a CDS encoding molybdopterin-dependent oxidoreductase, producing MKNTDSKSHLRGESIYLDDIPKIQGTLYGLVFDSPVAHAKNIKVNYKKAEAIPGVIRILTYKDIPGENQIGAIIQDEPLFAENEVHFIGQPIALIVAESERIARDAKKLIETEFEKLPVITDPKIAKEKEHFLIPPRIFKLGNIEKGRKQSKYIIKGNSKTGGQEHLYLETQGAYAVPKENGSITLYSSTQGPTTVQKITSQVLGISMNKIEVDVNRLGGAFGGKEDQATPWAAMVTLAAFILNKPVKISLSRHDDLRMTGKRHPYTAEYTIGLSENLKIQFFEVEFIQDGGASADLSPAIMERTLFHGTGSYFVPNTEITAYSCRTNTPPNTAFRGFGGPQGIFAIEAAIQQAANEISVAAHKIQFANLLKEGDEFPYGQIAIQAEAINSWEAADKLFSIEKQFNTAKQFNAENKNFKKGISVTPLCFGISFTNKVMNQARALVHIYQDGSVGISTGAIEMGQGVNTKMKQVAAHVFGVSVNCIKLETTNTTRVANTSPTAASSGADLNGKAVEIATSDLLKRIKQTASEMLNTKIENIQLKNEYVYQNKKKTKITWKKLIEKAFLNRVKLSEKGHYATPEIWFDKTKEKGHPFAYHVYGTAITVAKVDTIRGTYDIESVDIVHDFGKSMNLLLDKGQIEGALIQGIGWLTMEEIRYDKTGHLLSNSLSSYKVPDINSAPKFVRIEALQTEGHKHAILKSKAIGEPPFIYGTGSYFAVQNAIKAFNPNFKPDSKAPMTHEKVLMSLLKE from the coding sequence ATGAAAAATACAGACTCAAAAAGCCATTTAAGAGGAGAATCAATATATTTAGATGACATACCGAAAATACAAGGAACCTTATACGGATTAGTATTTGATTCACCTGTTGCTCATGCAAAAAATATAAAAGTTAACTATAAAAAAGCCGAAGCAATACCGGGTGTAATAAGAATTCTGACTTATAAAGACATACCGGGCGAAAATCAAATTGGTGCAATTATTCAAGATGAACCATTATTTGCAGAAAATGAAGTACACTTTATCGGGCAACCCATTGCATTAATTGTAGCAGAATCCGAACGTATTGCAAGAGATGCAAAAAAGCTGATTGAAACAGAGTTTGAAAAACTGCCTGTTATCACAGATCCTAAAATTGCAAAAGAAAAAGAACATTTTTTAATACCTCCGAGAATATTTAAATTAGGAAATATTGAAAAAGGAAGAAAACAATCCAAATATATTATAAAAGGTAATTCCAAAACCGGAGGTCAAGAACATCTTTACTTGGAAACTCAAGGAGCGTATGCCGTACCGAAAGAAAACGGTAGTATTACATTATATTCATCAACACAAGGACCTACAACTGTTCAAAAAATTACATCGCAAGTTCTGGGTATTTCAATGAATAAAATTGAAGTTGATGTTAACAGACTGGGAGGAGCTTTTGGCGGTAAAGAAGACCAAGCAACACCTTGGGCCGCAATGGTAACACTTGCTGCATTTATTCTGAACAAACCTGTAAAAATAAGTTTAAGCAGACATGATGATTTGCGAATGACCGGTAAACGACATCCTTATACTGCTGAATATACCATAGGTCTTTCAGAAAATCTTAAAATTCAATTTTTCGAAGTTGAATTTATTCAGGACGGAGGTGCTTCTGCCGATTTATCTCCGGCAATTATGGAACGTACACTATTTCACGGAACAGGAAGTTACTTTGTTCCGAATACAGAAATAACAGCTTACAGTTGCAGAACAAATACTCCTCCTAATACTGCATTCAGAGGTTTTGGCGGCCCACAAGGAATCTTTGCTATTGAAGCAGCTATACAACAAGCAGCAAATGAAATAAGTGTAGCTGCTCATAAAATTCAATTTGCAAACTTGTTGAAAGAAGGGGATGAATTTCCATACGGTCAAATTGCAATTCAAGCAGAGGCAATTAATTCATGGGAAGCAGCAGATAAATTATTTTCAATTGAGAAACAATTTAATACTGCAAAACAATTTAATGCAGAAAATAAAAATTTCAAAAAAGGAATTTCTGTTACACCTTTATGTTTCGGAATTTCATTTACTAATAAAGTAATGAATCAAGCACGTGCATTGGTTCATATCTATCAAGACGGCAGTGTAGGAATTAGTACCGGAGCAATTGAAATGGGACAAGGTGTAAATACAAAAATGAAGCAAGTTGCTGCACATGTTTTTGGAGTTTCAGTTAACTGTATTAAACTTGAAACTACAAATACAACAAGAGTTGCCAACACTTCTCCGACTGCTGCAAGTTCAGGAGCAGATTTAAACGGTAAAGCTGTTGAAATTGCAACATCAGACCTTTTAAAAAGGATAAAACAAACTGCATCTGAAATGTTGAATACAAAAATTGAAAATATTCAACTTAAAAATGAATATGTATATCAAAATAAGAAGAAGACAAAAATTACTTGGAAAAAGCTTATAGAAAAGGCCTTTTTAAACCGCGTTAAATTATCAGAAAAGGGGCATTATGCTACACCTGAAATTTGGTTTGATAAAACAAAAGAAAAAGGACATCCTTTTGCCTATCATGTTTACGGTACGGCTATTACTGTTGCAAAAGTTGACACCATAAGAGGCACCTATGATATTGAATCTGTTGACATTGTTCATGATTTCGGAAAAAGTATGAATTTATTATTGGATAAAGGACAAATTGAGGGTGCTTTAATACAAGGTATCGGGTGGTTAACAATGGAAGAAATCAGATACGACAAAACAGGACACCTTCTTTCTAACTCACTTTCAAGCTATAAAGTTCCGGATATAAATTCCGCTCCTAAATTTGTCAGAATTGAAGCTTTACAAACTGAAGGGCATAAACATGCAATCCTAAAATCAAAAGCCATAGGAGAACCGCCTTTCATTTACGGAACAGGAAGTTACTTTGCCGTACAAAATGCAATTAAGGCTTTTAACCCAAACTTTAAACCTGATTCTAAAGCTCCAATGACTCATGAAAAGGTATTGATGAGTTTATTAAAAGAATGA
- a CDS encoding DUF5320 domain-containing protein translates to MEVIMPGFDRTGPQGRGSMTGRRMGNCSGNANEEGFVYGRGGRGFGRGFGRGFGRGAGFGNKYGFGGNQQQFLTNVTEKTMIENDINTLKDQLSSLEKQLNELKQDE, encoded by the coding sequence ATGGAGGTAATTATGCCCGGATTTGACAGAACAGGACCTCAAGGAAGAGGTTCAATGACAGGAAGACGAATGGGGAATTGTAGCGGTAATGCCAATGAAGAGGGTTTTGTTTACGGAAGAGGCGGACGCGGATTTGGACGCGGATTTGGACGTGGATTTGGTCGCGGAGCCGGTTTTGGAAACAAATACGGATTTGGCGGAAATCAGCAACAATTCTTAACAAACGTTACTGAAAAAACTATGATAGAGAATGATATTAATACTTTAAAGGATCAATTATCTTCTCTTGAAAAACAATTGAATGAATTAAAACAAGATGAGTAG
- a CDS encoding ATP-binding protein has protein sequence MKIAIASGKGGTGKTTVATNLVSYLSKNKKVVLVDLDVEEPNSGLFIQGELVHEEDKFKMIPEWIQDTCTLCGNCQKVCNFHAVIQLGTQILVFPELCHSCYACSELCPTSSLPMKKKKMGELKEYKDNNLSFIESRLVIGEEQAVPLIHQTLKYVEEKFDNNIIKIFDAPPGTSCPVIEATKDADFILLVTEPTPFGLHDLKLAIDTMKELKKEFGVIINRNGVGNNDVENFCINENIPIIAKIPDSRKIAELYSSGNLLYDEIEEVKVELKKIEEFISGLFVRKVRV, from the coding sequence ATGAAAATAGCAATTGCCAGCGGTAAAGGCGGAACAGGAAAAACGACTGTAGCAACAAATTTAGTATCTTATTTATCAAAGAATAAAAAAGTTGTATTGGTTGATTTAGATGTTGAAGAACCAAATTCAGGTCTTTTTATTCAGGGTGAATTAGTTCATGAAGAAGATAAATTCAAAATGATTCCGGAATGGATTCAAGACACATGTACACTTTGTGGTAATTGTCAAAAAGTTTGCAACTTTCATGCAGTTATTCAATTAGGAACACAGATATTAGTTTTTCCTGAATTATGCCATTCATGCTATGCTTGTTCAGAGCTTTGTCCGACTTCTTCTTTGCCTATGAAGAAAAAGAAAATGGGAGAGTTGAAAGAGTATAAAGATAATAATTTGTCATTTATTGAAAGTCGATTAGTAATCGGAGAAGAACAAGCCGTTCCATTGATTCATCAGACATTAAAATATGTTGAAGAGAAGTTTGATAATAATATTATTAAGATATTTGATGCACCGCCGGGAACATCATGCCCGGTAATTGAAGCAACCAAAGATGCTGATTTTATTTTGTTAGTTACGGAACCGACACCTTTTGGATTACATGATTTGAAACTGGCAATTGATACAATGAAGGAATTAAAAAAAGAATTCGGTGTAATAATAAACAGAAACGGGGTAGGAAATAACGATGTTGAAAATTTTTGTATAAATGAAAATATTCCGATTATTGCAAAAATTCCTGACAGCAGAAAAATTGCAGAATTATATTCTTCCGGTAATTTACTATATGATGAAATTGAAGAAGTTAAAGTTGAGTTAAAGAAAATTGAAGAGTTTATTTCCGGCTTATTTGTCCGGAAAGTCAGGGTTTGA